A genome region from Geminicoccus roseus DSM 18922 includes the following:
- a CDS encoding helix-turn-helix domain-containing protein: MDRIARRPDQLGAILRAQRRRLKLTQSALAAASGLRQATVSSVEAGEPGTRLDTILDLLAALDLELAVRPRSQASDIEDMF, translated from the coding sequence ATGGACCGGATAGCCCGCCGTCCCGACCAGCTGGGAGCCATCCTGCGCGCCCAGCGGCGCCGCCTGAAGCTGACCCAGAGCGCCCTGGCGGCGGCGAGCGGCCTGCGCCAGGCGACGGTCTCGTCTGTCGAGGCCGGGGAACCCGGCACCCGGCTGGACACGATCCTGGACCTGCTGGCCGCCCTCGACCTGGAGCTGGCGGTCCGTCCCCGCAGCCAGGCATCGGACATCGAGGACATGTTCTGA
- a CDS encoding alpha/beta fold hydrolase encodes MATIVLIPGLLCSPRLWQAQVEALSGEHEVRVFDHRRDADYAAMADRLLAENPGRFALVGLSMGGYLAQEVAVRAPERLERLALTCTRAEPDSAEGRARRMELVEAAEAGRFTEIAAELGQGWVAQENRTSALLAVLAEMAAWVGPEAFRRQQTAIASRRDMRPHLAGVGCPTLVLCGRSDTLTPPSGHLAMAESIPGADLVILGSCGHLAPLERPAAVTDALRSWLAR; translated from the coding sequence CAAGTCGAGGCCCTTTCGGGCGAGCACGAGGTACGCGTCTTCGATCATCGTCGCGATGCCGATTATGCGGCCATGGCCGACAGGCTCCTGGCAGAAAATCCCGGCCGGTTCGCCCTGGTCGGGCTGTCGATGGGGGGATATCTCGCCCAGGAAGTCGCGGTCCGGGCACCGGAGCGGCTCGAACGGCTGGCCCTGACCTGCACCCGTGCCGAGCCGGACAGCGCGGAGGGCCGCGCCCGGCGCATGGAGCTGGTCGAGGCGGCGGAAGCTGGCCGGTTCACGGAGATTGCCGCCGAACTCGGGCAGGGCTGGGTGGCCCAGGAGAACCGGACCTCGGCGCTCCTGGCGGTCCTGGCCGAGATGGCGGCGTGGGTCGGCCCCGAGGCGTTCCGCCGCCAGCAGACTGCGATCGCATCGCGGCGCGACATGCGCCCGCATCTGGCCGGCGTCGGCTGCCCGACCCTGGTGCTGTGCGGGCGGAGCGACACGTTGACGCCGCCCTCCGGCCATCTGGCCATGGCCGAGTCCATCCCGGGCGCCGACCTGGTGATCCTGGGCAGTTGCGGCCACCTGGCGCCGCTGGAGCGGCCGGCGGCGGTGACGGATGCGCTGCGCAGCTGGCTGGCCCGTTGA
- the parE gene encoding DNA topoisomerase IV subunit B, with translation MSDLFEQKSGETRGEYTAHDIEVLEGLEPVRRRPGMYIGGTDERALHHLVAEVLDNAMDEAVAGHADRIEISLDSATRVTIRDNGRGIPIDPHPKFPDKSALEVILTTLHSGGKFSNKAYQTSGGLHGVGVSVVNALSSELVVEVARDRKLFRQVYSRGVPQGAIENIGNAPNRRGTTLTFVPDTEIFGDDAAFSPAALHKMARSKAYLFKGVEIRWSCAPELINGARTPATETFHFPNGLADFLAAQLENRERVVEDAFTGEAELPEAAGRIEWAVAWPIDEEGYEGFYCNTIPTPLGGTHEQGLRGALLKGLKAHADRVGSGKRAGNLVAEDVQGGAVLMLSAFIPQPQFQGQTKERLVSAQITRPIESRLKDRFETWLASHPAAASRLLDHVCDRADERLARKKQKDVQRKSETRRLRLPGKLADCSREGRDGTEIFLVEGDSAGGSAKQARNRETQAILPLRGKILNVASATADKLAQNKELVDLVTALGCGSGKHFRSDELRYDKVVIMTDADVDGAHIAALLMTFFYREMGRLVETGHLYLAQPPLYRLSHGSTVAYARDDKDKDRILATVFKNKKNVDIGRFKGLGEMNPSQLKETTMDPSRRRMLQVRLEDLEGKTTGQLVEELMGRKPELRLAFIQANAASVAELDV, from the coding sequence ATGAGCGACCTGTTCGAGCAGAAGAGCGGCGAGACGCGCGGCGAGTACACCGCGCACGACATCGAGGTGCTGGAGGGGCTGGAGCCGGTCCGGCGCCGCCCGGGCATGTATATCGGCGGCACCGACGAGCGGGCCCTGCACCACCTGGTCGCCGAGGTGCTGGACAACGCGATGGACGAGGCGGTCGCGGGCCATGCCGACCGCATCGAGATCAGCCTGGACTCGGCCACGAGAGTGACGATCCGCGACAACGGCCGCGGCATCCCGATCGACCCGCATCCGAAATTCCCGGACAAGTCGGCGCTGGAGGTGATCCTCACCACGCTGCACTCGGGCGGCAAGTTCTCCAACAAGGCCTACCAGACCTCCGGCGGCCTGCACGGCGTCGGCGTGTCGGTGGTGAACGCGCTGTCCTCGGAGCTGGTCGTCGAGGTCGCCCGCGACCGCAAGCTGTTCCGGCAGGTCTACTCGCGCGGCGTGCCGCAGGGTGCGATCGAGAACATCGGCAACGCCCCGAACCGGCGCGGCACCACCCTGACCTTCGTCCCGGACACCGAGATCTTCGGCGACGACGCGGCATTCTCGCCGGCCGCCCTGCACAAGATGGCGCGCAGCAAGGCCTATCTGTTCAAGGGCGTGGAGATCCGCTGGTCCTGCGCGCCGGAACTGATCAACGGCGCGAGGACCCCGGCCACCGAGACCTTCCACTTCCCCAACGGCCTGGCCGACTTCCTGGCGGCGCAGCTGGAGAACCGGGAACGGGTGGTCGAGGACGCGTTCACCGGCGAGGCCGAGCTGCCCGAGGCGGCCGGGCGGATCGAGTGGGCGGTGGCCTGGCCGATCGACGAGGAAGGCTATGAGGGCTTCTACTGCAACACGATCCCGACCCCGCTCGGCGGGACCCATGAGCAGGGCCTGCGCGGCGCGCTGCTCAAGGGCCTGAAAGCCCATGCCGACCGGGTGGGCAGCGGCAAGCGCGCCGGCAACCTGGTCGCCGAGGATGTGCAGGGCGGTGCGGTGCTGATGCTGTCCGCCTTCATCCCCCAGCCGCAGTTCCAGGGTCAGACCAAGGAGCGGCTGGTCTCCGCGCAGATCACCCGCCCGATCGAATCGCGGCTGAAGGACCGGTTCGAGACCTGGCTCGCCTCGCATCCGGCCGCCGCCAGCCGGCTGCTCGACCATGTCTGCGACCGGGCCGACGAGCGGCTGGCCCGCAAGAAGCAGAAGGACGTCCAGCGCAAGAGCGAGACCCGCCGGCTGCGCCTGCCGGGCAAGCTGGCCGACTGCTCCCGGGAAGGGCGCGACGGCACCGAGATCTTCCTGGTCGAGGGCGACAGCGCCGGCGGTTCAGCTAAGCAGGCCCGCAACCGCGAAACCCAGGCGATCCTGCCGCTGCGCGGCAAGATCCTGAACGTCGCCTCGGCCACCGCCGACAAGCTCGCCCAGAACAAGGAGCTGGTCGACCTGGTGACGGCGCTCGGCTGCGGCTCGGGCAAGCATTTCCGCAGCGACGAACTGCGCTACGACAAGGTCGTGATCATGACCGACGCCGATGTCGACGGCGCGCACATCGCGGCCCTGCTGATGACCTTCTTCTACCGCGAGATGGGCCGGCTGGTGGAGACCGGCCATCTCTACCTGGCGCAGCCGCCGCTCTACCGGCTCTCCCACGGCAGCACGGTGGCCTATGCCCGGGACGACAAGGACAAGGACCGGATCCTGGCCACGGTCTTCAAGAACAAGAAGAACGTGGACATCGGCCGGTTCAAGGGCCTGGGCGAGATGAACCCGAGCCAGCTCAAGGAAACCACCATGGATCCGTCCCGGCGCCGGATGCTGCAGGTCCGCCTGGAGGACCTGGAGGGCAAGACCACCGGCCAGCTGGTCGAGGAGCTGATGGGGCGCAAGCCCGAGCTGCGGCTGGCGTTCATCCAGGCCAATGCCGCCAGCGTCGCCGAGCTGGACGTGTAA
- a CDS encoding type II toxin-antitoxin system HipA family toxin: MGRRRRSQRLGVWMNGRRVGLLRREPDGAIAFVYNPGWLELPDAIPVSLSMPLREERFHGAPVRAVLENLLPDDERIRRRVAERMGAEGADAYSLLAAIGHDCVGALQFLEEGVEPGPAGGIEARPLDEAGIARLLDDLSAAPLGLDRDLDFRISIAGAQEKTALTFLDGRWCKPAGATATTHILKPAIGRLSNGIDLSHSIENEFLCLRLTEALGLPSARVSMQAFAGTRALVVERFDRRWTRDGRLLRLPQEDCCQALSVPPTRKYQADGGPGMAEVLDLLKGSDQPGADRAVFLRATLVFWLLAATDGHAKNFSLALRAGGRFTLSPLYDVLSAQPSLDAGQIQRRQMRLAMSVGDRRHYAVDEIVPRHFEQAAARAGLSRSVVHAIFDDLAGSAGPALERVVRELPPDFPPEVLDPIAAGMRRRLLFLGRG, translated from the coding sequence ATGGGCCGGCGCCGCCGCTCGCAGCGGCTGGGCGTCTGGATGAACGGCCGCCGGGTCGGCCTGCTGCGCCGCGAGCCGGACGGGGCGATCGCGTTCGTCTATAATCCCGGCTGGCTGGAGCTGCCCGACGCCATCCCGGTCTCGCTGTCCATGCCGCTGCGCGAGGAGCGCTTCCACGGCGCGCCGGTCCGCGCGGTGCTCGAGAACCTGCTGCCGGACGACGAGCGGATCCGTCGCCGCGTCGCGGAGCGGATGGGAGCCGAGGGCGCCGACGCCTACAGTCTGCTGGCGGCGATCGGCCATGACTGCGTCGGTGCGCTGCAGTTCCTGGAGGAAGGGGTGGAGCCGGGCCCGGCCGGCGGCATCGAGGCGCGTCCGCTGGACGAAGCCGGGATCGCCCGGCTGCTGGACGACCTGTCCGCGGCCCCGCTGGGCCTGGACCGCGACCTGGACTTCCGGATCTCCATCGCCGGCGCCCAGGAGAAGACCGCCCTCACCTTCCTGGACGGGCGCTGGTGCAAGCCCGCCGGCGCCACCGCTACCACCCATATCCTGAAGCCCGCGATCGGCCGGCTGTCCAACGGCATCGACCTTTCCCACAGCATCGAGAACGAGTTCCTCTGCCTGCGGCTGACCGAGGCGCTGGGGCTGCCGAGCGCCCGGGTCTCCATGCAGGCCTTTGCCGGCACCCGCGCCCTGGTGGTGGAACGCTTCGACCGGCGCTGGACCCGGGACGGCCGGCTGCTCCGGCTTCCGCAGGAGGATTGCTGCCAGGCCCTGTCGGTCCCGCCCACGCGCAAGTACCAGGCGGACGGGGGACCAGGGATGGCCGAGGTCCTGGACCTGCTGAAGGGCAGCGACCAGCCGGGCGCCGACCGGGCTGTGTTCCTGCGCGCCACGCTGGTGTTCTGGCTGCTGGCCGCCACCGATGGCCACGCCAAGAACTTCAGCCTGGCGCTGCGGGCCGGCGGCCGGTTCACCCTGTCGCCGCTCTACGACGTGCTCTCGGCCCAGCCCAGCCTCGACGCCGGCCAGATCCAGCGGCGCCAGATGCGCCTCGCCATGTCGGTGGGCGACCGCCGCCACTATGCGGTCGACGAGATCGTCCCGCGCCACTTCGAGCAGGCGGCCGCCCGCGCCGGCCTCAGCCGGTCGGTGGTGCACGCGATCTTCGACGACCTGGCGGGCTCCGCGGGCCCCGCCCTCGAACGCGTCGTCCGGGAGCTTCCACCCGACTTCCCGCCAGAGGTCCTGGACCCGATCGCCGCAGGGATGCGCCGCCGCCTGCTCTTCCTGGGCCGGGGTTGA